A single window of Ananas comosus cultivar F153 linkage group 19, ASM154086v1, whole genome shotgun sequence DNA harbors:
- the LOC109725235 gene encoding triosephosphate isomerase, chloroplastic-like translates to MTPNCSTFISTFQATYIRYNAVVAPPFVYIDQVKSSLTDRVEISAQNAWVGKGGAFTGEISAEQLIDVGCKWVILGHSERRHIIGEDNEFIGKKAAYALSQNLKVIACIGEKLEEREAGNTFEISFQQLKAFADSISSWTDVVIAYEPVWAIGTGKVATPLQAQEVHVAVCDWLKKNISPEVASATRIIYGGPGVCHYCELGDLEESCCLMILLISGYHE, encoded by the exons ATGACCCCCAAttgttcaacttttataagcaCATTCCAG GCTACATACATTAGATATA ATGCTGTCGTAGCACCTCCATTCGTATATATTGACCAGGTCAAGTCTTCACTGACTGATCGTGTTGAGATATCTGCTCAAAATGCTTGGGTTGGAAAAGGTGGAGCTTTTACTGGAGAAATCAG TGCTGAGCAACTGATCGATGTTGGCTGCAAGTGGGTTATTCTGGGTCATTCTGAGCGCAGGCATATTATTGGTGAAGATAATGAG TTTATTGGTAAGAAGGCTGCGTATGCCTTGAGTCAGAATCTTAAGGTTATTGCCTGTATAGGAGAGAAGCTGGAAGAAAGGGAAGCAGGGAACACTTTCGAGATCTCTTTTCAGCAGTTGAAGGCTTTTGCAG ATAGTATCTCAAGCTGGACAGATGTTGTTATTGCATACGAGCCTGTTTGGGCTATTGGCACCGGAAAAGTGGCCACTCCCCTGCAGGCTCAGGAAGTGCATGTTGCTGTCTGCGATTGGCTGAAAAAGAACATTTCGCCTGAGGTTGCTTCTGCTACTCGTATTATCTATGGAG GGCCCGGAGTTTGCCACTATTGTGAACTCGGTGACCTCGAAGAAAGTTGCTGCTTGATGATCCTTCTGATCTCTGGATACCATGAATAA